One genomic window of Augochlora pura isolate Apur16 chromosome 5, APUR_v2.2.1, whole genome shotgun sequence includes the following:
- the LOC144470148 gene encoding PR domain zinc finger protein 10 isoform X3: MQETNSGLESPAAPLMLAGMPSTDFTLSRDFLVMQDDQMNVMNSFKAQNIDVDDTTLSSAAENSNKENKADTLPVPKDQDMNEILLNTKEKKESEKQNVRRSKRRINDKKNACCDESDDVCTGDNCPSHNVCTIADQPVPARAIATLPGSYLSINKLSSSDVVSGGSDYGVFAKRYIQKRTQFGPIEGILYPYDGTPFKNELPLLYETENEELLKVDVSNENASNWMRFVRPALTYKEQNLVICQQRDRIIFLTTRHILPKEELKAGPSTDYAIRRNLTSLKPVQETKDDKDSKSQLSWPRLEDNHSRRVKVFHRNLKEKENSRQNNSKEWKCLVCGLIFRKPVLLNIHSLAHGTEKIKTKIQNITCPQCGLRFQKQKQLVSHVYQHGRLSAKRLAHLSTYKCSMCYKRFATKVRLQQHCLVHGAEDQKPLPCNICFKRFMNNSALSCHLKTHRENKQVFECPMCRQLFSQSITLKDHIESHKKEDGTFCCPYCQRIFMKYSVIRKHIRAHHCERKHKCQVCAKRFATVDKLQMHLLKHSDHREFHCANCGKQFKRKDKLKEHMTKLHNSQTATEEQMTQVTQTKKFVPKQVNPNDYNRFIYKCHQCLVGFKRRGMLVNHLAKRHPDVAPESVPELNLPILRQTRDYYCQYCDKVYKSSSKRKAHIMKNHPGAALPPSNRQKESDYSDLPNPTFSQTVGSITTTPQGCQWCHKQYASKAKLLQHQRKKHSNLMEPADQVPRSRNRQPQNQNQPPVLIEDHFVLSDYIQACDTSSEFFKPKIIKLSDDVDLISNGLELVGQQFVRMRDIR; encoded by the exons ATGCAAG AAACCAATTCTGGATTAGAATCTCCAGCAGCACCATTGATGCTAGCAGGAATGCCTAGCACAGACTTTACATTAAGCAGAGATTTTCTCGTGATGCAAGACGATCAAATGAACGTTATGAACTCGTTCAAAGCTCAAAACATCGACGTGGACGATACCACTTTGTCTTCTGCTGCAGAGAAttcgaacaaagaaaataaggCAGATACTTTACCAGTACCGAAAGATCAAGACATGAACGAAATTTTGCTAAACActaaggaaaagaaagaaagcgagaaaCAGAACGTTAGACGTTCCAAGCGTCGCATAAACGATAAGAAAAATGCCT GCTGCGACGAAAGCGACGACGTCTGTACCGGAGACAATTGTCCATCGCACAATGTGTGCACCATAGCGGATCAACCTGTACCAGCTCGTGCTATTGCAACACTGCCAGGATCATACCTCTCCATAAATAAGCTATCCAGCTCTGATGTCGTATCGGGCGGTTCAGATTATGGAGTATTCGCGAAACGTTACATACAGAAACGTACCCAATTTGGACCTATAGAAGGCATCTTGTATCCCTACGATGGTACCCCCTTTAAAAACGAGTTGCCGTTGCTCTATGAAACCGAGAACGAGGAACTACTCAAAGTAGACGTTTCAAACGAAA ATGCATCGAATTGGATGCGTTTCGTTAGGCCTGCATTGACGTATAAAGAACAGAACTTAGTAATTTGTCAACAACgcgatagaataatatttctgacgACGAGACACATCTTACCAAAAGAGGAACTCAAGGCTGGTCCCAGTACCGATTACGCGATTCGCCGAAATTTAACGTCGTTGAAACCCGTGCAAGAGACTAAGGACGATAAAG ATTCCAAGAGTCAATTGTCCTGGCCACGGTTGGAGGACAATCATTCTCGTCGCGTGAAAGTATTCCACAGAAACttaaaggagaaagaaaattcgaggCAAAACAATTCAAAGGAATGGAAATGTTTGGTTTGCGGGTTAATCTTTCGAAAACCGGTGTTGCTTAATATACACAGCCTTGCTCACGGtacagaaaaaattaaaacgaagaTACAAAACATAACTTGTCCGCAGTGCGGACTGCGGTTCCAGAAACAAAAGCAGTTGGTCAGTCACGTTTATCAACACGGACGATTATCGGCAAAGAGATTGGCTCATTTGTCCACGTACAAGTGTTCAATGTGCTACAAGAGATTCGCCACAAAAGTACGGCTGCAACAGCATTGTTTGGTACATGGCGCCGAAGACCAAAAACCACTGCCATGCAATATTTGCTTTAAAAGATTCATGAACAATTCGGCGCTGTCGTGTCATCTAAAAACTCACCGAG AGAACAAGCAAGTGTTCGAGTGTCCTATGTGCCGGCAGCTGTTCAGCCAGAGTATTACGTTGAAAGATCACATTGAGTCTCATAAAAAGGAGGATGGCACTTTTTGCTGTCCTTACTGCcaaagaatatttatgaaatattctgtAATTCGTAAGCACATTAGAGCGCATCATTGTGAAAGAAAGCACAAGTGTCAGGTCTGCGCTAAACGATTCGCGACGGTGGACAAACTGCAGATGCACCTGCTGAAGCATTCCGATCACAG AGAGTTTCACTGCGCTAATTGCGGCAAACAATTCAAGAGGAAAGATAAACTGAAGGAACACATGACCAAACTGCACAATTCGCAAACAGCTACCGAAGAACAAATGACTCAAGTTACACAGACCAAGAAATTCGTTCCAAAG CAGGTGAATCCGAACGACTACAATCGCTTCATTTACAAATGTCATCAATGCCTAGTGGGCTTTAAACGAAGAGGAATGCTCGTAAACCATCTAGCGAAACGTCATCCTGACGTTGCACCGGAATCTGTCCCAGAATTAAACTTACCGATTTTACGACAGACGAGGGACTATTACTGTCAATATTGTGACAAG GTCTATAAAAGCAGCAGCAAACGTAAAGCACATATCATGAAGAACCATCCGGGAGCTGCTTTACCACCGAGTAACAGACAAAAGGAGTCCGATTATTCTGATTTACCGAACCCAACGTTTAGCCAAACTGTCGGTAGCATCACCACCACTCCTCAGGGTTGTCAATGGTGCCACAAACAATACGCTAGCAAG GCGAAGCTGTTGCAACACCAACGGAAAAAACACTCGAATCTGATGGAACCAGCAGATCAAGTGCCACGTTCCCGGAATCGGCAGCCACAGAACCAGAACCAACCGCCGGTGCTTATCGAGGATCATTTCGTGTTGTCAGATTACATTCAGGCGTGCGACACAAGCTCCGAGTTTTTCAAACCGAAAATAATCAAACTGTCCGATGACGTTGATCTGATAAGCAACGGGTTGGAACTGGTCGGTCAACAGTTTGTCCGTATGCGCGATATACGTTGA
- the LOC144470148 gene encoding PR domain zinc finger protein 10 isoform X2: MNQRGPPEGAPVSSFEIPNIEKVSDTSVNWPADHSLHSSVCDQSKKMSNKLLFLTVEYVEDQSREYPRLFPTYEQVSFSPRATSPLSDFEHRVSPLDPNMSSAARYSPTPVQLPPSPFHNSVVVLQGPSSPLISPPESNERTNVNYVSQLSHPIDTQTVQQTDNTPDFVANENEEQLVSSVGSELILMQETNSGLESPAAPLMLAGMPSTDFTLSRDFLVMQDDQMNVMNSFKAQNIDVDDTTLSSAAENSNKENKADTLPVPKDQDMNEILLNTKEKKESEKQNVRRSKRRINDKKNACCDESDDVCTGDNCPSHNVCTIADQPVPARAIATLPGSYLSINKLSSSDVVSGGSDYGVFAKRYIQKRTQFGPIEGILYPYDGTPFKNELPLLYETENEELLKVDVSNENASNWMRFVRPALTYKEQNLVICQQRDRIIFLTTRHILPKEELKAGPSTDYAIRRNLTSLKPVQETKDDKDSKSQLSWPRLEDNHSRRVKVFHRNLKEKENSRQNNSKEWKCLVCGLIFRKPVLLNIHSLAHGTEKIKTKIQNITCPQCGLRFQKQKQLVSHVYQHGRLSAKRLAHLSTYKCSMCYKRFATKVRLQQHCLVHGAEDQKPLPCNICFKRFMNNSALSCHLKTHRENKQVFECPMCRQLFSQSITLKDHIESHKKEDGTFCCPYCQRIFMKYSVIRKHIRAHHCERKHKCQVCAKRFATVDKLQMHLLKHSDHREFHCANCGKQFKRKDKLKEHMTKLHNSQTATEEQMTQVTQTKKFVPKVNPNDYNRFIYKCHQCLVGFKRRGMLVNHLAKRHPDVAPESVPELNLPILRQTRDYYCQYCDKVYKSSSKRKAHIMKNHPGAALPPSNRQKESDYSDLPNPTFSQTVGSITTTPQGCQWCHKQYASKAKLLQHQRKKHSNLMEPADQVPRSRNRQPQNQNQPPVLIEDHFVLSDYIQACDTSSEFFKPKIIKLSDDVDLISNGLELVGQQFVRMRDIR; encoded by the exons ATGAATCAAAGGGGCCCTCCTGAGGGGGCCCCTGTTAGTTCCTTTGAGATTCCAAACATTGAGAAAGTGTCTGACACTTCGGTAAATTGGCCTGCAGATCATTCCCTCCACTCGTCGGTGTGCGACCAATCCAAAAAGATGAGTAACAAGTTGTTATTTTTGACT gtGGAGTATGTGGAAGATCAGTCCAGAGAATATCCTCGACTATTTCCAACTTACGAACAGGTCTCCTTCTCCCCTAGAGCTACTTCTCCACTCTCTGATTTTGAACACCGTGTCAGTCCCCTTGATCCCAATATGAGTTCGGCAGCTAGGTATTCTCCTACTCCTGTACAGCTTCCACCATCTCCTTTTCATAATTCTGTTGTTGTTCTGCAAGGTCCATCTTCTCCTCTAATATCCCCACCAGAGTCTAATGAGAGAACCAATGTCAACTATGTCTCTCAGTTGAGTCATCCAATTGATACACAGACTGTACAGCAAACAGACAATACACCTGACTTTGTTGCCAATGAAAATGAAGAGCAATTGGTCTCCAGTGTTGGTAGCGAATTGATTTTGATGCAAG AAACCAATTCTGGATTAGAATCTCCAGCAGCACCATTGATGCTAGCAGGAATGCCTAGCACAGACTTTACATTAAGCAGAGATTTTCTCGTGATGCAAGACGATCAAATGAACGTTATGAACTCGTTCAAAGCTCAAAACATCGACGTGGACGATACCACTTTGTCTTCTGCTGCAGAGAAttcgaacaaagaaaataaggCAGATACTTTACCAGTACCGAAAGATCAAGACATGAACGAAATTTTGCTAAACActaaggaaaagaaagaaagcgagaaaCAGAACGTTAGACGTTCCAAGCGTCGCATAAACGATAAGAAAAATGCCT GCTGCGACGAAAGCGACGACGTCTGTACCGGAGACAATTGTCCATCGCACAATGTGTGCACCATAGCGGATCAACCTGTACCAGCTCGTGCTATTGCAACACTGCCAGGATCATACCTCTCCATAAATAAGCTATCCAGCTCTGATGTCGTATCGGGCGGTTCAGATTATGGAGTATTCGCGAAACGTTACATACAGAAACGTACCCAATTTGGACCTATAGAAGGCATCTTGTATCCCTACGATGGTACCCCCTTTAAAAACGAGTTGCCGTTGCTCTATGAAACCGAGAACGAGGAACTACTCAAAGTAGACGTTTCAAACGAAA ATGCATCGAATTGGATGCGTTTCGTTAGGCCTGCATTGACGTATAAAGAACAGAACTTAGTAATTTGTCAACAACgcgatagaataatatttctgacgACGAGACACATCTTACCAAAAGAGGAACTCAAGGCTGGTCCCAGTACCGATTACGCGATTCGCCGAAATTTAACGTCGTTGAAACCCGTGCAAGAGACTAAGGACGATAAAG ATTCCAAGAGTCAATTGTCCTGGCCACGGTTGGAGGACAATCATTCTCGTCGCGTGAAAGTATTCCACAGAAACttaaaggagaaagaaaattcgaggCAAAACAATTCAAAGGAATGGAAATGTTTGGTTTGCGGGTTAATCTTTCGAAAACCGGTGTTGCTTAATATACACAGCCTTGCTCACGGtacagaaaaaattaaaacgaagaTACAAAACATAACTTGTCCGCAGTGCGGACTGCGGTTCCAGAAACAAAAGCAGTTGGTCAGTCACGTTTATCAACACGGACGATTATCGGCAAAGAGATTGGCTCATTTGTCCACGTACAAGTGTTCAATGTGCTACAAGAGATTCGCCACAAAAGTACGGCTGCAACAGCATTGTTTGGTACATGGCGCCGAAGACCAAAAACCACTGCCATGCAATATTTGCTTTAAAAGATTCATGAACAATTCGGCGCTGTCGTGTCATCTAAAAACTCACCGAG AGAACAAGCAAGTGTTCGAGTGTCCTATGTGCCGGCAGCTGTTCAGCCAGAGTATTACGTTGAAAGATCACATTGAGTCTCATAAAAAGGAGGATGGCACTTTTTGCTGTCCTTACTGCcaaagaatatttatgaaatattctgtAATTCGTAAGCACATTAGAGCGCATCATTGTGAAAGAAAGCACAAGTGTCAGGTCTGCGCTAAACGATTCGCGACGGTGGACAAACTGCAGATGCACCTGCTGAAGCATTCCGATCACAG AGAGTTTCACTGCGCTAATTGCGGCAAACAATTCAAGAGGAAAGATAAACTGAAGGAACACATGACCAAACTGCACAATTCGCAAACAGCTACCGAAGAACAAATGACTCAAGTTACACAGACCAAGAAATTCGTTCCAAAG GTGAATCCGAACGACTACAATCGCTTCATTTACAAATGTCATCAATGCCTAGTGGGCTTTAAACGAAGAGGAATGCTCGTAAACCATCTAGCGAAACGTCATCCTGACGTTGCACCGGAATCTGTCCCAGAATTAAACTTACCGATTTTACGACAGACGAGGGACTATTACTGTCAATATTGTGACAAG GTCTATAAAAGCAGCAGCAAACGTAAAGCACATATCATGAAGAACCATCCGGGAGCTGCTTTACCACCGAGTAACAGACAAAAGGAGTCCGATTATTCTGATTTACCGAACCCAACGTTTAGCCAAACTGTCGGTAGCATCACCACCACTCCTCAGGGTTGTCAATGGTGCCACAAACAATACGCTAGCAAG GCGAAGCTGTTGCAACACCAACGGAAAAAACACTCGAATCTGATGGAACCAGCAGATCAAGTGCCACGTTCCCGGAATCGGCAGCCACAGAACCAGAACCAACCGCCGGTGCTTATCGAGGATCATTTCGTGTTGTCAGATTACATTCAGGCGTGCGACACAAGCTCCGAGTTTTTCAAACCGAAAATAATCAAACTGTCCGATGACGTTGATCTGATAAGCAACGGGTTGGAACTGGTCGGTCAACAGTTTGTCCGTATGCGCGATATACGTTGA
- the LOC144470148 gene encoding PR domain zinc finger protein 10 isoform X1, producing the protein MNQRGPPEGAPVSSFEIPNIEKVSDTSVNWPADHSLHSSVCDQSKKMSNKLLFLTVEYVEDQSREYPRLFPTYEQVSFSPRATSPLSDFEHRVSPLDPNMSSAARYSPTPVQLPPSPFHNSVVVLQGPSSPLISPPESNERTNVNYVSQLSHPIDTQTVQQTDNTPDFVANENEEQLVSSVGSELILMQETNSGLESPAAPLMLAGMPSTDFTLSRDFLVMQDDQMNVMNSFKAQNIDVDDTTLSSAAENSNKENKADTLPVPKDQDMNEILLNTKEKKESEKQNVRRSKRRINDKKNACCDESDDVCTGDNCPSHNVCTIADQPVPARAIATLPGSYLSINKLSSSDVVSGGSDYGVFAKRYIQKRTQFGPIEGILYPYDGTPFKNELPLLYETENEELLKVDVSNENASNWMRFVRPALTYKEQNLVICQQRDRIIFLTTRHILPKEELKAGPSTDYAIRRNLTSLKPVQETKDDKDSKSQLSWPRLEDNHSRRVKVFHRNLKEKENSRQNNSKEWKCLVCGLIFRKPVLLNIHSLAHGTEKIKTKIQNITCPQCGLRFQKQKQLVSHVYQHGRLSAKRLAHLSTYKCSMCYKRFATKVRLQQHCLVHGAEDQKPLPCNICFKRFMNNSALSCHLKTHRENKQVFECPMCRQLFSQSITLKDHIESHKKEDGTFCCPYCQRIFMKYSVIRKHIRAHHCERKHKCQVCAKRFATVDKLQMHLLKHSDHREFHCANCGKQFKRKDKLKEHMTKLHNSQTATEEQMTQVTQTKKFVPKQVNPNDYNRFIYKCHQCLVGFKRRGMLVNHLAKRHPDVAPESVPELNLPILRQTRDYYCQYCDKVYKSSSKRKAHIMKNHPGAALPPSNRQKESDYSDLPNPTFSQTVGSITTTPQGCQWCHKQYASKAKLLQHQRKKHSNLMEPADQVPRSRNRQPQNQNQPPVLIEDHFVLSDYIQACDTSSEFFKPKIIKLSDDVDLISNGLELVGQQFVRMRDIR; encoded by the exons ATGAATCAAAGGGGCCCTCCTGAGGGGGCCCCTGTTAGTTCCTTTGAGATTCCAAACATTGAGAAAGTGTCTGACACTTCGGTAAATTGGCCTGCAGATCATTCCCTCCACTCGTCGGTGTGCGACCAATCCAAAAAGATGAGTAACAAGTTGTTATTTTTGACT gtGGAGTATGTGGAAGATCAGTCCAGAGAATATCCTCGACTATTTCCAACTTACGAACAGGTCTCCTTCTCCCCTAGAGCTACTTCTCCACTCTCTGATTTTGAACACCGTGTCAGTCCCCTTGATCCCAATATGAGTTCGGCAGCTAGGTATTCTCCTACTCCTGTACAGCTTCCACCATCTCCTTTTCATAATTCTGTTGTTGTTCTGCAAGGTCCATCTTCTCCTCTAATATCCCCACCAGAGTCTAATGAGAGAACCAATGTCAACTATGTCTCTCAGTTGAGTCATCCAATTGATACACAGACTGTACAGCAAACAGACAATACACCTGACTTTGTTGCCAATGAAAATGAAGAGCAATTGGTCTCCAGTGTTGGTAGCGAATTGATTTTGATGCAAG AAACCAATTCTGGATTAGAATCTCCAGCAGCACCATTGATGCTAGCAGGAATGCCTAGCACAGACTTTACATTAAGCAGAGATTTTCTCGTGATGCAAGACGATCAAATGAACGTTATGAACTCGTTCAAAGCTCAAAACATCGACGTGGACGATACCACTTTGTCTTCTGCTGCAGAGAAttcgaacaaagaaaataaggCAGATACTTTACCAGTACCGAAAGATCAAGACATGAACGAAATTTTGCTAAACActaaggaaaagaaagaaagcgagaaaCAGAACGTTAGACGTTCCAAGCGTCGCATAAACGATAAGAAAAATGCCT GCTGCGACGAAAGCGACGACGTCTGTACCGGAGACAATTGTCCATCGCACAATGTGTGCACCATAGCGGATCAACCTGTACCAGCTCGTGCTATTGCAACACTGCCAGGATCATACCTCTCCATAAATAAGCTATCCAGCTCTGATGTCGTATCGGGCGGTTCAGATTATGGAGTATTCGCGAAACGTTACATACAGAAACGTACCCAATTTGGACCTATAGAAGGCATCTTGTATCCCTACGATGGTACCCCCTTTAAAAACGAGTTGCCGTTGCTCTATGAAACCGAGAACGAGGAACTACTCAAAGTAGACGTTTCAAACGAAA ATGCATCGAATTGGATGCGTTTCGTTAGGCCTGCATTGACGTATAAAGAACAGAACTTAGTAATTTGTCAACAACgcgatagaataatatttctgacgACGAGACACATCTTACCAAAAGAGGAACTCAAGGCTGGTCCCAGTACCGATTACGCGATTCGCCGAAATTTAACGTCGTTGAAACCCGTGCAAGAGACTAAGGACGATAAAG ATTCCAAGAGTCAATTGTCCTGGCCACGGTTGGAGGACAATCATTCTCGTCGCGTGAAAGTATTCCACAGAAACttaaaggagaaagaaaattcgaggCAAAACAATTCAAAGGAATGGAAATGTTTGGTTTGCGGGTTAATCTTTCGAAAACCGGTGTTGCTTAATATACACAGCCTTGCTCACGGtacagaaaaaattaaaacgaagaTACAAAACATAACTTGTCCGCAGTGCGGACTGCGGTTCCAGAAACAAAAGCAGTTGGTCAGTCACGTTTATCAACACGGACGATTATCGGCAAAGAGATTGGCTCATTTGTCCACGTACAAGTGTTCAATGTGCTACAAGAGATTCGCCACAAAAGTACGGCTGCAACAGCATTGTTTGGTACATGGCGCCGAAGACCAAAAACCACTGCCATGCAATATTTGCTTTAAAAGATTCATGAACAATTCGGCGCTGTCGTGTCATCTAAAAACTCACCGAG AGAACAAGCAAGTGTTCGAGTGTCCTATGTGCCGGCAGCTGTTCAGCCAGAGTATTACGTTGAAAGATCACATTGAGTCTCATAAAAAGGAGGATGGCACTTTTTGCTGTCCTTACTGCcaaagaatatttatgaaatattctgtAATTCGTAAGCACATTAGAGCGCATCATTGTGAAAGAAAGCACAAGTGTCAGGTCTGCGCTAAACGATTCGCGACGGTGGACAAACTGCAGATGCACCTGCTGAAGCATTCCGATCACAG AGAGTTTCACTGCGCTAATTGCGGCAAACAATTCAAGAGGAAAGATAAACTGAAGGAACACATGACCAAACTGCACAATTCGCAAACAGCTACCGAAGAACAAATGACTCAAGTTACACAGACCAAGAAATTCGTTCCAAAG CAGGTGAATCCGAACGACTACAATCGCTTCATTTACAAATGTCATCAATGCCTAGTGGGCTTTAAACGAAGAGGAATGCTCGTAAACCATCTAGCGAAACGTCATCCTGACGTTGCACCGGAATCTGTCCCAGAATTAAACTTACCGATTTTACGACAGACGAGGGACTATTACTGTCAATATTGTGACAAG GTCTATAAAAGCAGCAGCAAACGTAAAGCACATATCATGAAGAACCATCCGGGAGCTGCTTTACCACCGAGTAACAGACAAAAGGAGTCCGATTATTCTGATTTACCGAACCCAACGTTTAGCCAAACTGTCGGTAGCATCACCACCACTCCTCAGGGTTGTCAATGGTGCCACAAACAATACGCTAGCAAG GCGAAGCTGTTGCAACACCAACGGAAAAAACACTCGAATCTGATGGAACCAGCAGATCAAGTGCCACGTTCCCGGAATCGGCAGCCACAGAACCAGAACCAACCGCCGGTGCTTATCGAGGATCATTTCGTGTTGTCAGATTACATTCAGGCGTGCGACACAAGCTCCGAGTTTTTCAAACCGAAAATAATCAAACTGTCCGATGACGTTGATCTGATAAGCAACGGGTTGGAACTGGTCGGTCAACAGTTTGTCCGTATGCGCGATATACGTTGA